CTCCGCCCGCGTTGCCGGTCGGCCGGCGGATGCCGCGGCCCGCGGGTGCCGGATCGGATGCCGGATGCCGGATGCCGGATGCCGGGAGAAAAATGCCGGTTCTCCACGTCGGAGGCCGACATTTTCCTCCCCGCATCCCCGTCGCCCGGGGTGTTCGGGGCCTACCCGCCCGTGGGTACGAACTTCACCGCGTTCGTGCGCAAGTATCCGGCGGCGCCGTTCGTGAGCGTCACAGCCCCTGACGTTCCGGCATCGAACCGACTCGTGCCGAGCAGCATCCACTGCATTCCGCCGCTCGTCTGGTTGATCTCGGTGACGATCGTGCCGTCGGCGCCGCTCACCGTGTACCGCGCGACCGGTGTGGAGTTCGAATTGTTCGGGACCCAGGCCCAGACCTCATACTCGCCGGCGGCCGGCAGATCGGGCCGCCACTCTACGCTCGCGACGCCGTTCTTGCTCGCCCGCGTCTTCGACGCGAGCCAGCCAGGTACGCTCGAGGGCGCCCAGGTTCCAGCGATCTCGGTGTAGCCCTCGTCTTCCACACCGATGATCGTCATCGGCAGCGGCGTGACTTCGACCGTTGTCGGCTTCGACTCGTTGCCGACGAAGTCGACCGTGGTGATCGTGATCGTGTGGGCGATGCCGTTGTCCAGATCGGGAACCTCGAAACCGAGATCGCGATTGTGGGCGTCGTTCGTGTTACCGAACGGTTCAGGCGTGATGAGCACACCGTCGGCGTAGACGTTGTATCCACCGAGGTCGAGCTCGCTGTTCTGGTCCCAGTAGAGAACCGCCTTGCCGTTGGCCGCCTCGGCCACGACACCGGTCGGCGGCTTCGGCGCTTGGGTGTCCTGCGGCACGACCGCAGGGACCACGGCGGACGCCTCCGATTCGTTGCCGAGCCGATCGACCGCGGTCACCGAGATCGCGTAGGTCTCGCCGCCGAGCAGTTCGTGGAACTGGAACGACGTGCGCTGCACGGGTTGCCAGGTGAGACGCTGTCCGTCGAGGTAGACGTGGTACCCCACGACGTCGGCGTCGTCGACGGCACCCCACTCGGCGGTGAACCAGTTGTCGCCGATCGGCGGCGTGCGCTCGACATCGACTTCAAGACCGGTCGGTGCCGAAGGGGCGCCGGCCTCGGGTGCCGCAGCGACGAACTTCACGGCGTCTGCCCGCATGATCCCGGTCACACCGTAGTCCTTGCCGAACTCCACGTAGGAGTCGGCGGAGTCGCCCTCGCCGAGGGCGAAGTTGCCGAGCCGGACCCATCGCGCCGTCGGCACGCTCGCATCGATCGTGACATCGGTGCGTTCGCCACCGGAGACGACGGTGTAGCGGGCATCCGATGGGTTCTCCCCACGCGGTGCGACCCAGGCGTATACGTCGTAGGTTCCGGCATCCAGCTCCGGCGTCCAGCGTGCGGTCGCGCTCGAGGCGCTCGCATACCTGGTGCTGCTGCCGCGCCAGCCGGTGATCGCCGTCGACCCACCCCACGTACCGGTCTCCGAGTATCCGGCGCCGCCGTCTTCGACGACCACCGCCGGCAGGAACTTCACGGCATCGGCACGCAGCACCCCGCTGCCGGCGGCATCACCGGCCACCGCAACGCCTTGGCCCTGACCTGGCGTGAAGTCATGAACTCCGAGGCTCACCCATTGCTGCCCCGCCCCGCGTTGATCGACCACGACATCGACGCCTCCGCTGTCGTTCGTGACCGTGTATCGTGCCGCCGAGTGCCCGGTCTGCAGGATGTTCGCGTTCCAGACGAAGACCTCGTACGAGCCGGCTTCAGTGAGCGCCGGCGTCCACGAGGCCGTCGCGCCCGCACCGTCAGCACGGCGCACCGACTTGTCCTGAGCACCGAATGCCACCTGACGACCGTCCGTCAGCTCATCGGCCCACTGCCCTGATTCGACGTACCCGGCATCGCCGTTGTCGACGATGAGCTGAGCGGCCGACGCATCCGCTCCGCTCTCGACCGGTGCGAAGTAGCGGAAGTAGTCCCACGTCGTCTCACCGGGCAGGTTCGTCTCATCGACGGGTGCGGTGTAGCCGAGTGTCGTCAACCAGATGTTCTGGATACCGTGCGGTCCGGCCTTCGGCAGCACGTTCATCAGCACGCCGTCCGTGAAGAAGCGCACCTCGGTGGGCGTCCACTCGAAACCGTAGTTGTGGTACTCGAGCGCGGAGTTCGCCTGGGTGATGAGCTTGCCCTGGTTGCCGACGTGCTCGGGCACGAACCAGTGCGAGTGGTACGCGAGCTTGTCCGGCGCATGCGAATCGACCTCGAAGCCGTCAATCTCGTTGATGCGATTGTGCGGCCCGCGATAATCGGGCACATCGGGGATGTACGCCGAGAGCCCGGTGGTCCAGAATGCGGAATGGAAGCCCTGGTCGCCCCAGAGCTTCGCCCGCGTCTCGTAGTAGCCGTAGCCGAACCAGCGATTCGAGACCACCCCACCGCACGTGTAATCCTCGCCGTTGGCCTGCTCGGCCTTGATGGCGATATGCAGCAGGCCGTCGCTGACGCTCACATTGTCCGGCTGATTCGAGCACTCGGCCTTCTCCCCCTCTCGATAGAACCACTCGCTCTCATCGAGTCCGGTGCCATCGTCGTTCACGCCGTCGAACTCGTCGGCCCATGCCAGCTGATAGCCGGGCGGAGCATTCGAAGGCGATGGCTCTTCGACAGCGACGGCAGGGTTGCCGCCGGGGGCGGCGACCAGCAGAGCGCCGGCGACGGCAAAAGCCGCGGACAGCCCGACGAGGCGTCGCGAACGGACGGGGAAACAGGTTCGATCTCGTGCCATGACAATGCTCCTTTGCACTGCTGCGGATACTTTTGAGGCACCCCGATCGCCGCCCGCCCGCGGTTCCCCGCAGACGGTCGGCGTCGAGACGTTATGAGTTCGCGTCGAGCAGGTCCTGCACTTCCTTCTTCAGGGAGTTGAGGCCGGATTGCACGTCACCCTGACCGGCGAGGATGTTCGCGACACCTGCGCCGATCGCGGTGTCGATCTGCGCCGTCACTGCGACGCGGTCCCAGGCTGCACCGCGAGCATGCTCGGACACCTCTGTACGGAACGCGGTCTGGAACTTGTCGGCGGCGAGCGCCGGGATCTGGTCGGCGACCTTCTTGGATGCCGGCGCCACCGCAGATCGTTCGTAGAGGTCCGTCGCGGACTTGACGTCTGTCAAGGCATAGAGGATGAACTCGCGGCTGGTGACCTCGCCCTCCCCTGCAGTCGCGAAGAGCCCGCCACCCCAGGCACGGTTGTACGACTCATTGCCGTTGGCGGTCGGTCGCGCGATCGCGCCGATGTTGTCGATGATGTTCTGCGCAGCGCCGTTCGTCACGACGAACGTGGAGGCGAGCGGGGCGTCGTCGTAGAGCGCCGCCCTTCCGCTCGCGAACAGGATGCGCGCATCGCTGCGCGCGACGTTCGTCTGCGTGAGCCCGGCGTCCTGCAGCGACTTGTACCAGGTGATCGCCTCGACGCTCTCTTCGTCACCGATGGTGCATTCGAAGTCATCGGTGACGACCTCGCTCCCGAAGCCCCACATCCAGTGGGCGGCATCCTTCAGATCGGGGTTCTTCGTCACCGCGGCATACGGGATCAACGACGGGTCCTGCGTCTTGATCTTCTCGAGCGCGGTGGCGAACTCCTCCACGGTCATACCGGACTTGATGCCGACGCTCTTCGCGATCTCCCCGTTGGTGATGATGCCGATGCCGGCTGCGGTCAGCGGAAGCACGAGCAGCTTGCCGTCCATCGTGTAGGCATCGAGCACGCCCTGCGGGATCTCGAGGTCTTCGGCCAGGTCGGTGAGGTCGGCGAGGATGTTCATCGGCGTCAGCACCTGCCATCCGCCAGACTGCCCGACACCCATGAGGTTGCCCGATCGGCCGGTGAGTGCCAGCTGCGTCGCGGCCTGGTCGTACGGGTAGACGACCGGAGCGACGGTCACGTCGTTCGCCTTGGAGAAGTTGTCGAGGATCGCCTGCCACGCGGGCTTCAGAGCTTCTTCGCCCAATGAGTTGCCGTAGAAGTTGATCGTCTTGGCTTCTGTGGCGGCGTTCGCGCCGGCACCGGTGCCTGCTCCCGGCGCGGCGGGAGTTGCGCAGCCGGCGAGCGTGAGGACGCCGAATGCGGCGAGCGCGGTACTCCCGCCGAGGAAGGCGCGGCGGCTGAGTTGCGCGGTCGAGATGTTCATGGAAACTGCTCCTTCGTCGAGATGATCGGGTCGAGGTGGTTCGGTGGAGCTTCGCTATCCCTTGACCGCCCCCGACGCGAGGCCGGAGACGAAGTAGCGCTGGAGGATGATGAAGATGATGACGAGCGGCAACGATGTGACGAGGGATGCCGCCATGAGCGCCGGCCAATCGGCCGTTCCCTCACGGATGAACGCCTGAGTCAGGCCGGCGGGCAGGGTCTGCTTGTCCGGACCGGCGAGTGTGAGCGCGAAGAGCAGATCGCTCCAGCCGCGCATGAATGCGAACATCGCTGCCGTGATGATTCCCGGCACGACGAGCGGGAACACGATCCTGAACATCGTCCCTATGCGGGAGAGCCCGTCGACCTTCGCCGCCTCGAGGATGTCATCGGGAAGAGCATCCATGATGCCCTTCAAGAGGAACACCACCAGGGGCAGCGTGAAGGTCGTGAACGAGATGATCAGAGCCGTGTACGTGTAGAGCAGCCCGGCCGAGCTCAGCATCAGGTACAGCGAGATGAGAAGAAGCGCACCGGGGATGAGCTGCCCGATGAGGAACATGAACATCATCGCGTTGCGCCCGCGGTAGCGGAACTTCGAGAGCGAGTACGCCATGAAGCCGCCGACGATGACCGCCAGGAGCGCCGTCCCGCTCGAGACGATGACACTGTTCACGAGGCTCTTCAGCAGAGCGTCGTTCTGGAAGAACCCGACGAAGTTCTCGAGGGTCGGGTTGACCGGGAACAGCGGCCGATCGAGGGAGAAGACGTCTTCTTTCCTCGTGATCGCCGTCGCGATCAGCCAGTAGATCGGCAGCAGCCCGAAGAGGACCAGCAGCGTCAGGCCGACTCGCCCTGGAATCGACAGGCTTGGACGGGTGATCGCCTCACCGACGTCACGACTACGACTCATCACTTCTCCAGCCGTCGGTTGAGGAACAGATATCCGCTCGAGATGATCGCGAGCAGAACCAGCCAGAGCACTCCCATGGCGGATGCCTTGCCGAGCTCATAGCTGCCGAATGCGAGCTGGTAGAGGCTGAGAGCAAGGGTCGTGGTGGAGTCGCCTGGCCCGCCACCGGTCATCACGAAGATCGTGTCGAAGTTGCCGAAGTTGTAGATGAACTCGAGCACGGCCACGAGGGTGACAGGACCGACGATGTGGGGCAGTGAGATGTAGCGGAATCGCTGTGACCGGGTGGCACCGTCGATCGTCGCGGCCTCGATCTGCTCGCTCGGCAGGGTCTGCAGTACCGCGAGTGCGACGACCATGATCCAGGGGAACGAGTGCCATGTCTTCGCGATCACGACGGCAGCCATGGCTCCGGCAGGATTGCCGAGCATGCTGACCTCCGGCAGCCCGACCATCGAGAGCAGGTGGTTGAGGACGCCATAGCTGTCGTTGAAGATCCATGCCCAGAGGAAGGAGACGACCACACCGGGGAGCAGCCACGGAAGCATGAGCGCTCCACGGAGGATCGTGCGTCCGCGGATGCGCGCGTTCAGAAGGATTGCGAGAGCAACGCCGAGGATCAAGGGGAAGATCGTGGAGAGCGAGGAGAAGACGAGGGTGGTACCCAGACGTTCTGCGAACTCACCGAAGATGGATGTGTAGTTGCCGAATCCGACGAAGGTGCGCTCCGGTCTCAGCAGGGACTGATCGTAGAGGCTCGTACCGATGCTCGAGACGAGCGGGTAGATCGCGATCACGAGGAAGAGGAGGACCGCGGGGAGCGCGATCATGAAACCGAACGTGCGGTCCTTCGCACCGAGGGTCGACCGCCGCCCCGAGCGCGGCTCGACCCGCTCGCTTGTCGCGGGCCGGTCAAGGGTGGCTTGCTGCATTGCGTGTGCTTTCCAGTCAGTGGGCGGCCTGCTTCCAGGCCTTGTGCGTCGTCGTCACAATCGTCGACGTTGACGTGGGGCCAGTAAATCACAATGCGGATCTGAAATCCACAAAATGCATAACTAACCCACATTTGTGTTGCTCGCCGCAACTTCTCTCATTAGGATGACTGGCAGCGGCGACGAGCCGCAGCGTCACAGGGTGCGGTGTCAGCCTGGAGAAGGAGTCACGATGGCATCCGAATCGGTAGGCGGCACCCAGACCGTCGAGAGGGCGATGTCGTTGCTCGCGTGCTTCACCGAAGAGTCAGGTGAACTGCGCGTCTCCGAGCTCTGCACTCTCACCGGGCTCGGCCAGTCCACCGTGTCGCGCATGATGTCGGCGCTGGATCGCATGAAGTTCGTCATCCAGGACGACCGCACCGGCCTCTACCGGCTCGGCCCGGCCGCCGTGTCCCTCGGCACGATCGCTCTGAACGGCTCTCCTATCTTCCGAGCATCACGGCAGATCGCGCAGAACCTCGCGCACCGACTCGACATCGGCGTGAATGTCGCCGAACTCAGTGGGTTCACACTCACCTATCTGTGCAACTTCGAAGGCGCACTCGCTCCGAAGTCGTTCGCGATGGCCGGCCGCACCGGTCCGCTGCACGCCACCGGCCTGGGCAAGGCACTGCTGTCGGGCATGTCGGAGGCCAAGGTGGACGAATACTTCGATCTCGCTCCCCAGCGGTTCACACCGCACACCATCGTCGATCGCGAAGCCATGCAGGTCGCACTGGATGACACCCGTAGCCGTGGTTATGCGACCGAGATCGAAGAGCTCGCGTTCGGCCGCGCGTGCATCGCCGCGCCCATCCGCACCAAGGGCGGCGAGATCGTCGCCGGCCTCTCGGCGAGCGGGCCCCTGTCAGTGCTCGACCTGCAGGCACCGCACCAGGAGCTCGCGCTGCAGATCATCGAAGCGGCAGACGAGATCTCCGTCGCCCTCGGCTACAGCCCCTCCCACTCCGCGACGGCGTTCGCGGCAATCTGACCCCTGTGCTGCGGCATCCGCCGACGGCATCCCGATCCCCCGAGTCACCGGAGACACTGTGAGAATCGCGCGCGTCCAGACATTCCCGCTCTTCCTGTCGAAGGAGGATGCCGACAACTCCTACGCGGGCGAGGCGGCGGTCGAGCACCGCGGTTACATGCTCCGGCCGCCGTGGCGGAGCCTCTACTCCCCCGGCTACGAGACGCTCGTCGTGAAGATCGAGACCGACGACGGCCTGGTCGGGTGGGGCGAGGCCCTCGCCCCCGTCGCTCCTGCCGTCGCCGCGGCGATCGTCGACAACCTCCTCACGCCCCTCATCATCGGCGAAGACCCTCGCTCTGTGCGCACCCTCTGGCATCGGATGTCGGAGTCCATGCGTGAACGCGGGCACCTCACCGGCCACCAGGCCGATGCCATGGCCGCCGTCGACATCGCCCTGTGGGATCTCTGGGGGAAGGCGACCGGGCTCTCGGTGTCCGAGCTCGCGGGCGGACGGTTCGCCGAAGTCCTGCCGACCTATGTGTCGGGAGTGCGGGGTGTCGACGATGCTCAGATCGCAGAGCGCACAGCGGTACTCGTCGAGGCGGGCGTGCGCCGCTTCAAGATGCACCTCGGCACAGACCTCCGCACCGACCTCGCCACCTACGACGCCGTCCGCGATGTGCACCCCGACCTGCAGGTGGGACTCGACGCGCACTGGAGCTATCGTCTCGGCGAGGCGATGGCCCTCGGCCGCGAACTCGACAGACGACACGCCTGGTTCTTCGAAGCACCGCTCGCGCCCGAAGACGTCGAAGGGCACCGCGACCTCGCGGCATCTCTTGACACCCCCATCGCGGTCGGCGAGGCGATGCGCAGCAGGTTCGAGTTCACGGACTGGCTGACCCGCCGAGCGGTCGGCCTCACGCAGCCGGACATCGGACGCACCGGCATCACCGAGGGGCTCGCGATCGCGGCTGTCGCCGATGCCTTCCACACCCAGGTAGCGCCCCACCACTCCGCCGCCTTCGGGATCGCGATGGCTGCCGGCGTGCACGTGGCCGCGAGCTCTGCATCGCTCCTGGCGTTCGAGTACCAGCCGCTCACCCTCCCTGTCGCGAATCGTCTCCTCACGACGCCTCTCGAGGTGCGGCCCAACGGCGACTTCGTGGTGCCGACCGGCCCCGGTCTCGGCGTCGACGTCGACGAGGCCTTCATCCAGCAGTACCTGGTGCACTGACCCGTGCAGCAGCACCCCGAGGAACTGACGGAGTACTCGCTGACGGCGCTCCTGACGCCGCCGGAGCCACCGGCGGAACCCGTCGACTTCGACGAGTTCTGGCAGCAGACCTTCAACGAATTCGGCACGGGCACCGTGGGCTGGGAAGTCGTGCGCGACTTCCCAGCCACCGAAACGCATCAGGTGGCGGAGGTGCGATTCGCTTCTTCTGCTGACGAGCTCGCCACCGCGTATCTGATGATTCCGCACGCTTCGGATGCCGTCCGCCGCGGCCTTGTGGTCGGACATGGATACGGAGGTCGCGCCGGCCCGGATCTCGATCAGGTCCCCGCTGACACCGCCGCGATCTTCCCCTGCGCGCCCGGCACGAACGCGCACACCCCCAGCCGCTTCCCTGCGCTTCCCGACGAACACGTGCTGGCAGGGATCGCGCACCGCGGCACCTACTCGCACCGCTTCGCTGCCGCCGACATCTGGCGCGCCGCGACGGTGCTGCTCGATGCCGTTCCTGCGGTGTCCGGCGCACTCGACCTCAGCGGCAGCAGCTTCGGCGGCGGTATCGGCGCGATGGCGCTCCCCTGGGATTCCCGTTTCCGCCGCGCCGCACTCGATGTGCCGAGCTTCGGCGACCATCGGGTGCGTCTCAGTCGCCGCTGCACCGGCAGCGGCGAGGCGGTGCGCCAGCACGTGCGACGGCACCCCGAGGTGCGCTCCGTCCTGGACTACTTCGATGCTGCGATCGCCGCGCGGCGCATCCGCATCCCTGTACAGGTGAGCCCTGCGATACTCGACCCCGCAGTCGACCCTCGTGGACAGTTCGCGGTCTACCACGCGCTCCGCTGCCCCAAGCGACTCCGGGCGCGGGCGAACGGACACCTCGACGGGCCGATCGCCGACAGGACCGTTCAGCTGATGCTGCAGGACACCGCCGATTTCTTCGCGCTCCCGGAAGGCCGCTTGCAGTCAGTGCTCACCACGTCTGAATGAGCTCAGCGAGTATCGAGGACCGCGCCGCCGGTATCCGACATACGATGACGAAGTGAATGCGAAACTCAGACGGTTGTGGGCGGCCCTCGCGGGGCTGATCAGCGCGGCCGCTGGCTTCGCCCTCGCCGAATTGGGCGCCCTGGTCGTCGCACCTCAGAGCAGCCCGCTCCTCGCGGTCGGCTCTCTGATCATCGACCTCTCGCCCCCGGCGGTGAAGGATGCCGTGATCGCCCTGTTCGGCACGAACGACAAGGTCTTCCTCCTCGTGCTGCTCGGGATCGTCCTCGTGATCGCTGCCGCCGGCGCCGGCATGCTCGAGTTCCGGACTCCGCCCTGGGGCACCGTCGTCCTCCTGCTCCTGGGTGGGGTCGCAACCGTGGCGGTCGTCAGCAGAGCGCAGTCGAGTGCCCTCTGGGCCCTCCCGGCGATCATCGGGACGATCGGCGCCTGCCTCCTGCTCCGGCTCGCCATCCGGCGTCTTCACGACTGGTCGGAGACGGCTGCGACGATGCACGGCGAGTCCTCGGAGCCGGGGGTCGCCCCTACCCGCCGGAGCTTCCTGCTCCTGCTGGGCGGATCGGCAGCCGTCGCTGTCGTCGTGGGCGTCGGAGCGCGTATCGCCAATGCCGCAAGCGTCGCAGTCACCACCGTGCGCGAGGCGATCTCGTTGCCCAAGCCCACGACGACTGCAGCGCCGATTCCGGCGGGTTCCTCGCTCGATATCGAAGGACTGTCGCCCCTCATCACCCCGAACGACGACTTCTATCGGATCGACACCGCACTGCAGGTTCCCGCCATCGACCCGAGCACGTGGCGCCTGCGAGTGACCGGGATGGTCGAGAACGAGCTCGAGATCTCCTTCGACGAACTTCTGGCGCTTCCCCTCACCGAGACGATCATCACGCTCATGTGCGTGTCGAACGAGGTCGGTGGAGATCTCATCGGCAACGCCGTCTGGCTGGGATACCCGATCCGCGAACTGCTGGCCGAGGCGAAGCCGCAGAGCGGTGCCGACATGGTCCTTTCGACGAGCGTTGACGGGTTCACGGCGAGCACTCCGCTCGAGATCCTCGAGGACGAGAACAGGAACAGCATCCTCGCCGTCGGCATGAACGGCGCGCCCCTGCCTGCGGAGCACGGATTCCCGGTGCGGATGGTGGTCCCGGGGTTGTACGGCTACGTCTCGGCGACGAAATGGGTCACCGAACTGAAGGTCACGACCTTCGACGACGATGCCGCGTACTGGACTCATCGCGGGTGGTCCGAGAAGGGGCCCATCAAGATCGGGTCGCGCATCGACGTCCCCTCGAACCGAGCGAGCGTGGAGGCGGGAACCGTCGCAATCGCAGGAGTCGCGTGGGCGCAGCACACGGGCATCCGAGGTGTCGAAGTCAGAGTCGACGGCGGTCCGTGGGAACCTGCACGCCTCGCGGCACCGATCTCCTCGGACACCTGGGTCCAATGGGTGCACGAGTGGGATGCGACTCCCGATGACCACGTGCTCGAGGCTCGCGCGACGGACACGACGGGAGAACGGCAGAGCGGGACGCCCGTCCCCGTCGTGCCCGACGGCGCGGAGGGATGGCATGCCGTCCCTGTGACCGTGCGCTGAGACCGTCTCGGCCTCTCGTCGGCGAAACCTGGATGCTGTCGCGGCAGCGCGAACCCGAACCGCCCCGCGCATCAGATCCTGGTTACGCTGGAATGCGGAGCGGCAGATCCTTCGGTCCGTTCCCCATGCTCCGAACGAGAGGAGGGCGCGGATGTCGCCCCAGAACTTCGACGCACTCACGGCGGACGATCTGCGCGAGGCCGGCAGCATGAAGTGGACGATGTTCCCCGACATGGTCGGCGCGTTCGTCGCAGAGATGGACTTCGGCGTCGCACCGGCGGTGAAGGATGCCGTGAACTCGGCGATGGAGCGCGGCCTCACCGGCTACCTCCCCTCCCATCTCGCCGATGACCTCGCACAGGCGACGTCGACTTGGTACCGCGATTCCTACGGCTGGGGCGTTCCGGCGGCGCGCGTGCATCATGTTCCCGACGTCATCGCGGCGTTCGAGTTCGCGATCGAGCAGTTCACGAGCCCCGGTGCCGCAGTCATCGTTCCGACGCCGGCGTACATGCCGTTCCTGATGGTGCCGCAGATGCACGGGCGCCGGGTCATCGAGGTGCCGAGCATCGAGATCGACGGCCGCTGGCAAGTCGACCACGATGCGGTGACCGCGGCCTTCGCCGATGGAGGCGAACTGTTCGTCCTGTGCAACCCGCACAACCCGCTCGGCACTGTATCGACGCGGGAAGAACTCGAGCGCATCTCCGAGACCGTCGCCGCCGCGAGCGGACGAGTGTTCTCCGACGAGATCCACGCGCCGCTGGTCTACGCCCCCGCCCAGCACATCCCCTACGCCTCGATCTCCGACATCGCCGCAGGTCACACCATCACCGCGGCATCCGCGTCCAAGGCCTGGAACCTCGCAGGGCTCAAGTGCGCGCAGATCATCCTCTCCAACGACGACGACGCCCTGATGTGGGAGAGCGCCGGCGGGTGGGTCGGTCACGGCACCTCCACGCTCGGGGCGGTCGCGAACATCGGCGCCTATGCCGGTGGCGGTGACTGGCTGCGGGAGGTCGTCGACTACCTCGACGGCAACCGTCGCCTGATGGCCGAACTCGTCGCAGAGCACCTTCCCGATGTTCGGATGACGACGCCCGAGGGCACCTACATCGCGATGCTGGACTTCCGCGGCACCGGTCTCACCGGCGACCTCGGCACGTGGTTCCGCGAGAACGCCGGGGTGGCGATGACCGATGGCGCGGCGTGCGGTGTCGCAGCGGTGGGTTTCACGCGCTTCGTCTTCGCGATGCCGCGACCGCTGATCACCGAGGCGATCATGCGGATCGCCTCAGCTCTGACAGAACGCGCAGCGCTGACGTCAGCCGTCTCCTCGCACTGACCGAGACGCTGCGAGAGACACCAGCACAGCGGAAGGGTGGGTATCCATGACGACGCGACGCCTCCTGAGCGCGGCCGCTCTGCTCCTCGCTGCTGCTGCTTTCGCAGCCTGCACCGTCAGCGACGGCCCCGTGGGACCGACCTCATCCGAGACGACGCCCGCGATCCCGGCAGCACCCGAGACACCGACAGCGTCCTTGGCCGTCGGCGGGCTCGAGGCCCCGTGGTCCGTGGCGTTCCATGACACGACCGCGCTGGTGAGCGAGCGGGACTCGGCGCGCATCCTCGAGCTCGACGGCGCTGGAGGCTCGCGGGAGGTCGCAGTGATCCAAGGCGTCGTCCCCGGCGGAGAAGGCGGGCTCCTCGGCATCGCGGTTCACGACGATCAGCTCTATGCGTATTACACGGCCGGCGACGAGAATCGCATCGAGCGCTTCTCGCTCATCGGAGAGCCGGGTTCATTGAGCCTCGGCGCTCCCGAGACGGTGTTCGACGGCATCCCATCGGCGAGCAATCACAACGGCGGCCGCATCGCCTTCGGCCCAGATGACATGCTGTACGCGACGACCGGCGACGCAGGGAACCCGCAGAACGCCCAGAACCTCGAGAGCTCCGCGGGCAAGATCCTCCGCCTCAC
The DNA window shown above is from Microbacterium murale and carries:
- a CDS encoding IclR family transcriptional regulator translates to MASESVGGTQTVERAMSLLACFTEESGELRVSELCTLTGLGQSTVSRMMSALDRMKFVIQDDRTGLYRLGPAAVSLGTIALNGSPIFRASRQIAQNLAHRLDIGVNVAELSGFTLTYLCNFEGALAPKSFAMAGRTGPLHATGLGKALLSGMSEAKVDEYFDLAPQRFTPHTIVDREAMQVALDDTRSRGYATEIEELAFGRACIAAPIRTKGGEIVAGLSASGPLSVLDLQAPHQELALQIIEAADEISVALGYSPSHSATAFAAI
- a CDS encoding carbohydrate ABC transporter permease, whose amino-acid sequence is MSRSRDVGEAITRPSLSIPGRVGLTLLVLFGLLPIYWLIATAITRKEDVFSLDRPLFPVNPTLENFVGFFQNDALLKSLVNSVIVSSGTALLAVIVGGFMAYSLSKFRYRGRNAMMFMFLIGQLIPGALLLISLYLMLSSAGLLYTYTALIISFTTFTLPLVVFLLKGIMDALPDDILEAAKVDGLSRIGTMFRIVFPLVVPGIITAAMFAFMRGWSDLLFALTLAGPDKQTLPAGLTQAFIREGTADWPALMAASLVTSLPLVIIFIILQRYFVSGLASGAVKG
- a CDS encoding ABC transporter substrate-binding protein, translating into MNISTAQLSRRAFLGGSTALAAFGVLTLAGCATPAAPGAGTGAGANAATEAKTINFYGNSLGEEALKPAWQAILDNFSKANDVTVAPVVYPYDQAATQLALTGRSGNLMGVGQSGGWQVLTPMNILADLTDLAEDLEIPQGVLDAYTMDGKLLVLPLTAAGIGIITNGEIAKSVGIKSGMTVEEFATALEKIKTQDPSLIPYAAVTKNPDLKDAAHWMWGFGSEVVTDDFECTIGDEESVEAITWYKSLQDAGLTQTNVARSDARILFASGRAALYDDAPLASTFVVTNGAAQNIIDNIGAIARPTANGNESYNRAWGGGLFATAGEGEVTSREFILYALTDVKSATDLYERSAVAPASKKVADQIPALAADKFQTAFRTEVSEHARGAAWDRVAVTAQIDTAIGAGVANILAGQGDVQSGLNSLKKEVQDLLDANS
- a CDS encoding carbohydrate ABC transporter permease, coding for MQQATLDRPATSERVEPRSGRRSTLGAKDRTFGFMIALPAVLLFLVIAIYPLVSSIGTSLYDQSLLRPERTFVGFGNYTSIFGEFAERLGTTLVFSSLSTIFPLILGVALAILLNARIRGRTILRGALMLPWLLPGVVVSFLWAWIFNDSYGVLNHLLSMVGLPEVSMLGNPAGAMAAVVIAKTWHSFPWIMVVALAVLQTLPSEQIEAATIDGATRSQRFRYISLPHIVGPVTLVAVLEFIYNFGNFDTIFVMTGGGPGDSTTTLALSLYQLAFGSYELGKASAMGVLWLVLLAIISSGYLFLNRRLEK
- a CDS encoding golvesin C-terminal-like domain-containing protein, which gives rise to MARDRTCFPVRSRRLVGLSAAFAVAGALLVAAPGGNPAVAVEEPSPSNAPPGYQLAWADEFDGVNDDGTGLDESEWFYREGEKAECSNQPDNVSVSDGLLHIAIKAEQANGEDYTCGGVVSNRWFGYGYYETRAKLWGDQGFHSAFWTTGLSAYIPDVPDYRGPHNRINEIDGFEVDSHAPDKLAYHSHWFVPEHVGNQGKLITQANSALEYHNYGFEWTPTEVRFFTDGVLMNVLPKAGPHGIQNIWLTTLGYTAPVDETNLPGETTWDYFRYFAPVESGADASAAQLIVDNGDAGYVESGQWADELTDGRQVAFGAQDKSVRRADGAGATASWTPALTEAGSYEVFVWNANILQTGHSAARYTVTNDSGGVDVVVDQRGAGQQWVSLGVHDFTPGQGQGVAVAGDAAGSGVLRADAVKFLPAVVVEDGGAGYSETGTWGGSTAITGWRGSSTRYASASSATARWTPELDAGTYDVYAWVAPRGENPSDARYTVVSGGERTDVTIDASVPTARWVRLGNFALGEGDSADSYVEFGKDYGVTGIMRADAVKFVAAAPEAGAPSAPTGLEVDVERTPPIGDNWFTAEWGAVDDADVVGYHVYLDGQRLTWQPVQRTSFQFHELLGGETYAISVTAVDRLGNESEASAVVPAVVPQDTQAPKPPTGVVAEAANGKAVLYWDQNSELDLGGYNVYADGVLITPEPFGNTNDAHNRDLGFEVPDLDNGIAHTITITTVDFVGNESKPTTVEVTPLPMTIIGVEDEGYTEIAGTWAPSSVPGWLASKTRASKNGVASVEWRPDLPAAGEYEVWAWVPNNSNSTPVARYTVSGADGTIVTEINQTSGGMQWMLLGTSRFDAGTSGAVTLTNGAAGYLRTNAVKFVPTGG
- a CDS encoding mandelate racemase/muconate lactonizing enzyme family protein, yielding MRIARVQTFPLFLSKEDADNSYAGEAAVEHRGYMLRPPWRSLYSPGYETLVVKIETDDGLVGWGEALAPVAPAVAAAIVDNLLTPLIIGEDPRSVRTLWHRMSESMRERGHLTGHQADAMAAVDIALWDLWGKATGLSVSELAGGRFAEVLPTYVSGVRGVDDAQIAERTAVLVEAGVRRFKMHLGTDLRTDLATYDAVRDVHPDLQVGLDAHWSYRLGEAMALGRELDRRHAWFFEAPLAPEDVEGHRDLAASLDTPIAVGEAMRSRFEFTDWLTRRAVGLTQPDIGRTGITEGLAIAAVADAFHTQVAPHHSAAFGIAMAAGVHVAASSASLLAFEYQPLTLPVANRLLTTPLEVRPNGDFVVPTGPGLGVDVDEAFIQQYLVH